The window TCATGATTGAAACCTTATTTTGTCATATAATTCAGGTAATTGAAAAATTGATAGTTGTTTCAGCGTTAATAAGTTTtgcatattttcaataataactaaatCAAAATCTTATCATTTATGActttattctctctaaaagatcAATGAATACAAATCATCCTCAATAACTTTCCTGATGTCTTTTACATTCTAATTTGAAGTATTACTTGTGAATtgtcaatgtgtttttcattgtttccTTGTCCTATATAAGTTTCTATCCTTTGGTTCTCTTCTTGCATGCTTAATATGTTACCATGACCATTTTACtgttaataaatttttgtgtgCAATGAAAGATCATTGAAACATTGCATCATCAAAAAATTACCTTGACGCCTTTGTCATCCCCTAACTTCATTATCATTACAGATGCTGTTGGAGCAGAAAGAACTGAGCATTGATTTttaaagacatttttttttttcaaaaaaaatgaggatcaAGAAATTAACTGTAGTAAAAGTGTAGCTAGGTTTACATGTTGAATGCAATTTTtctctagattttttttgtgtgggcaGCTTGATATTACATTTAGAATGACCCTTTTGATTTCTACTGTAGGAGGATGATGGATAATGAACCTCATCAGGGATTTGACTTAGATGACAGTGACCTAGATTTGCAAGCTGAAACATATGAGAAGCATATAAGGATAGAAGATGGGCTTCCAAACAACTTAAACTTGTGTGTAGGTGAAGATGACAGGGTGTCAGATCAATCTGTTGGAGATTTACCTATGAATGCAGAAGCTTTAGAACCATACATAGGCATGGAGTTCAATTCAAGAGATGAAGCTAGAGAATTTTATGTTACCTATGGTAGGCGCACTGGTTTCACTGTACGTATACACCATAACCGTCGTTCACGAGTGAACAATCAGGTTATTGGTCAAGATTTTGTTTGTTCAAAAGAAGGCTTTCGTGCAAAAAAGTATGTTTATAGAAAAGACAGAGTTCTTCCTCCACCCCCTGTTACCCGAGAGGGCTGTCAGGCAATGATAAGGCTAGCTTTAAGGGATGGAGTGAAGTGGGTTGTCACCAAATTTGTGAAAGAGCATAATCATAAACTAATGAGTCCCAGTAAAGTCCCATGGCGGGGATCAGGAAAGCACTTAGTTAGTGAGGTATGTTTGAGAttgatatttataatattatcacTACTTGAACTCAAGAAACTATTGAGTCCTGGTAAATTTCCCCGGAAGGGATCCCAAAAGCTCTCAGTGAGGAGTTTGAGATTGATATCTTAGTATCTGACTATACTTGATACAATATTATTGCAGTTGATTTGCTGATCCATGTTTTTTGAATGAGTTACGGTGGTaagattattaatttattaccATGCACAGGGAGCATCAAGCCTGATCTTGCTGTGTGTTGGTCATTACAACCAATTACAGCCAAGACCTATATGAAGGCCATAGTTATGGTTTTGACTAATTTTATTATGTTTACATTTGAAGCGCCATCATAGAAAAACTCAATGATTGAATTTGGGTTTTGGAAGTGGGTCTGCCATTGTCTGGT of the Quercus robur chromosome 10, dhQueRobu3.1, whole genome shotgun sequence genome contains:
- the LOC126702671 gene encoding protein FAR1-RELATED SEQUENCE 5-like, with the protein product MMDNEPHQGFDLDDSDLDLQAETYEKHIRIEDGLPNNLNLCVGEDDRVSDQSVGDLPMNAEALEPYIGMEFNSRDEAREFYVTYGRRTGFTVRIHHNRRSRVNNQVIGQDFVCSKEGFRAKKYVYRKDRVLPPPPVTREGCQAMIRLALRDGVKWVVTKFVKEHNHKLMSPSKVPWRGSGKHLVSEDEKDKRIRELSLELYNEKQKCKRRCAAYEEQLNMILKDLEQHTEHISKKVADIVQSIKDIEEEQSEADSG